Proteins encoded in a region of the Agrobacterium vitis genome:
- a CDS encoding DUF3991 and toprim domain-containing protein, with protein MEKNDIEELRTQVGCAAVLEHEGFAIDRKESTRRAVKFRRDDDIIIVIHDDRGWFDARSDAKGDVFALASYLHGIGFAEALAVVGDLVAFQPTAATWEKPLRQTQTGASIPDRWNQRKRPWRASATWSYLRHNRALRWQVISAAIEADVLREGPYGSMWAKHVDEAGAVIGWEERGPEWRGFSTGGAKALFRFGMNDARRICVTEAAIDALSLAAIEQTRSDTLYVSTGGGWSPLTAQALETLASGEGAWLVAATDNNVQGEVFADRLRQMADRGGCDFSRLRPRCEDWNEELKGRRERRELPHTRPAHQG; from the coding sequence ATGGAAAAGAATGACATCGAAGAACTGCGTACCCAGGTGGGCTGCGCAGCCGTCCTTGAGCATGAGGGCTTCGCGATAGACAGGAAAGAGAGCACGCGCCGGGCAGTCAAATTCCGGCGCGACGACGACATCATCATCGTCATCCATGACGACAGGGGCTGGTTCGACGCTCGTTCGGATGCCAAGGGCGATGTGTTCGCTCTTGCAAGCTATCTCCATGGGATCGGCTTTGCCGAGGCCTTGGCGGTGGTCGGCGATCTCGTCGCGTTTCAGCCAACCGCAGCGACCTGGGAGAAGCCTCTTCGTCAAACACAAACAGGGGCTTCGATTCCTGACCGCTGGAACCAAAGAAAGCGGCCGTGGCGAGCATCGGCAACATGGAGCTATCTTCGACACAACCGGGCGCTGCGATGGCAGGTTATCTCTGCGGCGATCGAGGCGGACGTTCTTCGAGAAGGCCCCTATGGCTCGATGTGGGCAAAACATGTCGATGAAGCTGGCGCCGTCATCGGCTGGGAAGAGCGCGGCCCTGAGTGGCGCGGGTTTTCAACCGGCGGCGCGAAGGCGCTCTTCCGGTTTGGAATGAACGACGCTCGTCGGATCTGTGTGACGGAGGCGGCAATCGATGCGCTCAGTCTGGCCGCGATCGAGCAGACAAGATCCGACACGCTTTATGTCAGCACCGGAGGCGGGTGGTCGCCGCTAACCGCGCAAGCGTTGGAGACATTGGCTTCCGGGGAGGGCGCGTGGCTTGTGGCCGCGACCGACAACAATGTTCAGGGTGAGGTCTTTGCCGATCGTCTGCGCCAGATGGCAGATCGCGGCGGTTGCGATTTCTCGCGGCTGAGGCCGCGATGTGAAGACTGGAATGAGGAATTGAAGGGGAGGAGGGAAAGACGAGAGCTGCCGCATACGCGGCCAGCGCATCAAGGGTAA
- a CDS encoding DUF1419 domain-containing protein, with protein MFNPPTIRKVFEGVASRHEMYALFNRHSQSPFDDDRINGTRYIGEWFEISEADHDRMFEILPPLFYRGDMFAMREFLAASVTSVFFALTIDDRSRWFHGYCDLGDLQSPDRMRAEIITRESRPVRAMNDQEKLDHIWSATGPDFRGYADARFPADLRNRQIVLVYPSAQGKVWKLLDDLTDEEIAAKLPVQFRLLPETNAA; from the coding sequence ATGTTCAACCCTCCCACCATCCGTAAAGTGTTCGAAGGTGTGGCCAGCCGCCACGAGATGTATGCCCTGTTCAATCGCCATAGCCAATCACCGTTCGACGATGACAGGATAAATGGCACGCGATATATCGGCGAGTGGTTTGAGATATCAGAAGCCGATCACGACCGCATGTTCGAAATCCTCCCGCCGCTCTTCTATCGCGGCGACATGTTCGCCATGCGGGAGTTTCTGGCCGCCAGCGTCACCAGCGTCTTTTTCGCGCTGACGATCGACGATCGGTCCCGATGGTTTCACGGCTATTGCGATCTGGGCGATCTTCAGTCACCCGACCGCATGCGTGCCGAGATCATCACCCGCGAATCCCGTCCGGTGCGTGCCATGAACGACCAAGAAAAACTCGATCATATCTGGAGCGCGACCGGTCCGGATTTCCGCGGCTATGCCGACGCACGCTTTCCGGCCGACCTGCGCAATCGCCAGATCGTGCTCGTCTATCCCTCTGCTCAGGGCAAGGTCTGGAAGCTGCTCGACGATCTGACCGACGAGGAGATCGCCGCAAAACTGCCGGTGCAGTTCCGTCTCCTTCCAGAAACCAACGCTGCCTGA
- a CDS encoding helicase-related protein translates to MAHDDPFTSDLFGNTALTSGFDLGMPGFAAEFGTDIDIDPPPSTPAPAVPVGKESKRTTQMRTKVDFRLQGSRGLAKTWRDRARDNIAAILLANKIERHGLAARPDQQARLIKFTGFGASDLANGIFRRPGDEAFRKGWEELGGNLESAVAPGDYASLARCTQYAHFTPEFLVRAIWAGLIRMGFKGGRILEPGIGTGMFPALMPEALSKVSHVTGIELDPVTARIVRLLQPRARIITSDFARTDLPAPFDLAIGNPPFSDRTVKSDPAFRSLGFRLHDYFIAKSIDRLKPGGLAVFVTSSGTMDKADARAREHIASMADLIGAIRLPEGSFRADAGTDVVVDILLFRKRRADDTVGDNTWLDLADVQAEGEGGRVRINRWFADHPEMVLGRHAMTSGPFGEAYTCLPFDNDLETNLNATISQLPADIYDGKASTIDFALEDEVADAMAERPDDPKVREGSYFIGKATALMQVVDGVAVPVEVRKGRSTDGIFAKHALIIRKLIPIRDAVRLILKLQERDQPWQKAQVSLRIAWSSFVREFGPINFTSVSTSEDQETGEVREVHRRPNLAPILDDPDCWLVASIEDYDLETNTAKPGPIFTERVIAPPPAPVITSASDALAVVLNERGHVDLDHVAELLHRDVDDVIGELGGAVFRDPSNGSWQMADAYLSGAVRSKLTVARAAAELDPIFARNVTALERVQPADLRPSDITARLGAPWIPAEDVVAFVKQMMEADISIHHLPELATWTVNARQLEWSAAGTTEWGTHRRHAGHLLSDALNSCLPQIFDTIRDGETERRVLNTVETEAAKEKLAKIKSAFQSWIWSDSDRTDRLARVYNDTFNNIAPRTFNGDHLQLPGASGAFSLYGHQKRGIWRIISAGATYLAHAVGAGKTLTMAAAIMEQRRLGLINKAMLVVPGHCLAQAAREFLALYPNARILVADETNFVREKRHRFLSRAATANWDAIIITHSAFRFIAVPSAFEAQMIQDELELYEELLVKVERDDRLSRKRIERMKEGHKERLESLATRKDDLLTISELGIDQIIVDEAQEFRKLSFATNMSTLRGVDPNGSQRAWDLFVKSRFIESKNPGRALVLASGTPITNTLGEMFSVQRMMDPAALSKRGLHEFDAWASTFGDTSTELELQPSGKYKPVTRFSQFVNVPELIAMFRSFADVVLPADLRTYVKVPDVSGGKRQIVTAEPTAAFKAYQKQLDARIKAIEMRDGPAKPGDDILLSVITDGRHAAIDLRLVDQGMENEAANKLNALVANAHRIWQETGEAEYRRKDGKPFDRPGAGQLIFSDLGTISVEATRGFSAYRWIRDELVRLGVPASEIAFMQDYKKSDAKQRLFNDFNAGKVRVLIGSSETMGTGVNVQARLKALHHLDVPWLPSQIEQREGRIIRQGNQQDEVDVFAYATLGSLDATMWQNNERKARFIAAALSGDTSVRRLEDMGEGQANQFAMAKAIASGDERLMQKAGLEAEIARLDRLRAAHIDDQHAIRRQIRDAERDIEFSSRRIEDVGKDIGRLVPTAGDAFAMQVGSAEFDERKLAGRALMKEILTLVQLQQEKEVIIATIGGFDLAYHGERFGKDGYRYETLLQRTGGDYEIDLPVTTTPIGAISRLEHALSGFEQERANYRNRLADAKRRLTSYTPRLGERFSFEAELELKLSQLDEIERDLAATANEPEEDRQEAA, encoded by the coding sequence ATGGCGCATGACGATCCTTTCACGTCAGACCTGTTCGGCAATACAGCGCTCACATCCGGTTTCGATCTCGGTATGCCGGGCTTCGCAGCAGAGTTCGGGACCGATATAGATATCGACCCGCCGCCATCGACACCGGCACCTGCAGTCCCAGTTGGTAAAGAATCAAAGCGAACAACGCAGATGCGGACGAAGGTCGATTTCCGGCTCCAGGGTTCTCGCGGTCTCGCCAAAACCTGGCGCGACCGTGCGCGTGACAACATCGCCGCCATCCTGCTGGCGAACAAGATCGAGCGTCATGGTCTGGCGGCCCGACCTGACCAGCAGGCAAGGCTGATCAAGTTCACCGGCTTTGGCGCCTCGGATCTGGCCAACGGCATATTCCGGCGTCCGGGCGACGAGGCATTTCGCAAAGGTTGGGAGGAGCTCGGCGGCAATCTCGAAAGTGCCGTTGCGCCGGGTGATTACGCGTCTCTGGCGCGCTGCACCCAATATGCCCACTTCACGCCGGAGTTTCTCGTTCGTGCCATCTGGGCAGGGCTGATCCGCATGGGCTTCAAGGGCGGCCGGATCCTGGAGCCGGGTATCGGGACTGGCATGTTTCCGGCGCTGATGCCGGAGGCGCTCTCCAAGGTGAGCCACGTCACCGGCATCGAGCTTGATCCTGTCACCGCCCGTATCGTCCGGCTGCTGCAACCGCGGGCCAGGATCATCACAAGTGATTTCGCCCGGACGGATCTGCCAGCCCCTTTCGATCTGGCGATCGGCAATCCGCCGTTTTCGGATCGGACAGTGAAAAGCGACCCGGCTTTCCGCTCCCTCGGTTTTCGGCTGCATGACTATTTCATCGCCAAGTCCATCGACCGGCTGAAGCCCGGCGGGCTTGCGGTTTTCGTCACCTCGTCCGGCACCATGGACAAGGCCGACGCCCGCGCCCGCGAACACATCGCCAGCATGGCCGATCTGATTGGCGCCATTCGCCTGCCCGAAGGCAGCTTTCGCGCTGACGCCGGAACCGATGTCGTTGTCGATATCCTCTTGTTCCGAAAGCGCCGTGCGGATGACACGGTTGGAGACAACACTTGGCTCGATCTCGCGGATGTCCAGGCCGAAGGCGAGGGCGGTCGCGTCCGTATCAACAGGTGGTTCGCCGATCATCCCGAGATGGTGCTGGGACGGCATGCGATGACGTCAGGTCCGTTCGGCGAAGCCTATACATGCCTCCCTTTTGACAATGACCTCGAAACGAACCTGAACGCGACAATCAGTCAGCTACCAGCCGATATCTATGACGGTAAGGCTTCCACAATCGACTTCGCGCTTGAGGACGAAGTCGCCGATGCCATGGCAGAGCGGCCCGACGATCCAAAGGTGCGCGAGGGCAGCTATTTCATCGGCAAGGCCACAGCCCTGATGCAGGTAGTGGATGGGGTTGCTGTTCCGGTCGAGGTCAGGAAAGGTCGCAGCACCGACGGCATTTTCGCCAAACACGCCCTGATCATCCGAAAGCTGATCCCGATCCGCGACGCGGTCCGGCTCATTCTCAAGTTGCAGGAACGCGATCAGCCGTGGCAAAAGGCGCAGGTGTCGCTTCGCATCGCCTGGTCGAGCTTCGTGCGCGAATTCGGTCCGATCAACTTCACCTCCGTCTCGACATCGGAGGATCAGGAGACGGGGGAGGTCAGGGAGGTCCACCGACGGCCGAACCTTGCGCCGATCCTCGACGATCCCGATTGCTGGCTGGTCGCCTCGATCGAGGACTATGACCTGGAAACCAATACCGCCAAGCCCGGGCCGATCTTTACCGAGCGCGTCATCGCGCCGCCGCCTGCACCCGTCATCACCTCGGCATCCGACGCGCTCGCCGTGGTTTTGAACGAGCGCGGCCATGTCGATCTCGATCATGTCGCCGAGCTGCTGCACCGCGACGTTGATGATGTCATCGGCGAGCTGGGCGGGGCGGTCTTCCGCGATCCGTCCAACGGCTCCTGGCAGATGGCTGATGCCTATCTGTCCGGCGCTGTCCGTTCGAAGCTCACCGTTGCCCGCGCTGCGGCCGAGCTTGATCCAATCTTCGCGCGAAACGTCACGGCGCTCGAGCGTGTCCAGCCTGCCGATCTCAGGCCCTCGGATATCACCGCACGCCTCGGCGCGCCTTGGATTCCCGCCGAGGACGTTGTTGCCTTCGTCAAACAGATGATGGAGGCCGATATCTCCATTCATCATCTGCCGGAACTGGCGACCTGGACGGTCAATGCGCGGCAGCTGGAATGGTCGGCGGCCGGCACCACGGAATGGGGCACCCATCGCCGTCATGCCGGTCACCTTCTATCCGACGCCCTGAACTCTTGCCTGCCGCAGATCTTCGACACGATCCGCGACGGCGAGACCGAGCGACGGGTGCTGAACACGGTGGAGACGGAGGCTGCAAAGGAGAAGCTCGCCAAGATCAAGTCCGCCTTCCAGTCCTGGATCTGGTCCGATTCGGATCGCACCGACCGGCTGGCGCGCGTCTATAACGACACGTTCAACAACATCGCGCCGCGAACCTTCAACGGCGATCATCTCCAGCTACCCGGCGCCTCAGGCGCCTTTTCTTTGTACGGTCATCAGAAGCGCGGGATCTGGCGGATCATCTCGGCCGGCGCCACCTATCTCGCGCACGCCGTCGGTGCTGGAAAGACGCTGACCATGGCGGCCGCCATCATGGAGCAGCGGCGGCTGGGTCTGATCAACAAGGCGATGCTGGTCGTGCCCGGCCATTGCCTGGCGCAGGCTGCCCGTGAGTTTCTGGCGCTCTATCCAAACGCCCGCATCCTGGTCGCCGACGAAACGAACTTCGTCAGGGAGAAGCGCCATCGCTTCCTGTCACGGGCGGCGACCGCCAACTGGGACGCCATCATCATAACCCATTCGGCGTTTCGGTTCATCGCGGTGCCCTCGGCCTTCGAGGCCCAGATGATCCAGGACGAACTGGAGCTTTACGAGGAGCTGCTGGTCAAGGTCGAGCGCGACGACCGGCTGTCGCGTAAGCGCATCGAGCGCATGAAGGAGGGCCACAAGGAACGGCTGGAATCCCTCGCCACCCGCAAGGACGATCTGCTGACCATCTCCGAGCTCGGGATCGACCAGATCATCGTCGACGAGGCGCAGGAGTTCCGCAAGCTGTCCTTTGCCACCAACATGTCTACGTTGCGCGGTGTGGATCCGAATGGTTCGCAGCGCGCCTGGGACCTGTTCGTCAAATCCCGGTTCATCGAGTCGAAAAATCCGGGCAGGGCGCTGGTGCTGGCGTCGGGCACGCCAATCACCAACACGCTCGGCGAGATGTTCTCGGTGCAGCGGATGATGGATCCGGCAGCATTGTCGAAACGTGGCCTGCACGAGTTCGACGCATGGGCCTCGACCTTCGGCGATACCTCGACCGAACTCGAACTACAGCCGTCGGGCAAATACAAGCCGGTCACGCGCTTCAGCCAGTTCGTCAACGTGCCGGAACTGATTGCCATGTTCCGGTCGTTTGCCGACGTCGTGTTGCCAGCGGATCTCAGGACCTATGTGAAGGTCCCCGATGTCTCCGGCGGCAAGCGCCAGATCGTCACCGCCGAACCGACGGCAGCCTTCAAAGCTTATCAGAAGCAGTTGGACGCGCGGATCAAGGCAATCGAGATGCGGGATGGTCCGGCCAAGCCAGGCGACGACATCCTGCTCTCGGTCATCACCGACGGGCGCCACGCCGCCATCGATCTGCGGCTTGTCGATCAGGGAATGGAGAATGAGGCCGCCAACAAGCTCAACGCACTTGTCGCCAATGCCCACCGGATCTGGCAGGAAACGGGAGAGGCGGAATATCGCCGCAAGGACGGCAAGCCGTTCGACCGCCCGGGCGCCGGCCAGTTGATCTTCTCCGATCTCGGCACAATCTCGGTCGAGGCGACGCGCGGTTTCTCGGCCTATCGCTGGATCCGCGATGAACTGGTCCGATTGGGCGTGCCGGCCTCCGAAATCGCTTTCATGCAGGACTACAAGAAGTCGGACGCCAAGCAGCGGCTGTTCAACGACTTCAATGCTGGCAAGGTCCGCGTGCTGATCGGCTCGTCCGAAACCATGGGCACAGGCGTCAATGTCCAGGCGCGGTTGAAGGCGCTCCATCACCTCGACGTGCCGTGGCTCCCATCGCAGATCGAGCAGCGTGAAGGCCGTATTATCCGCCAGGGCAACCAGCAAGACGAAGTCGACGTGTTTGCCTACGCCACGCTCGGCAGCCTCGATGCCACCATGTGGCAGAACAACGAGCGCAAGGCCCGGTTCATTGCGGCGGCCCTGTCCGGCGACACCAGTGTCCGTCGGCTTGAGGACATGGGCGAGGGCCAAGCAAACCAGTTCGCCATGGCCAAGGCCATCGCGTCCGGCGACGAGCGGCTGATGCAGAAGGCCGGGCTTGAGGCCGAGATCGCGCGTCTTGACCGCTTGCGGGCCGCGCATATCGATGACCAGCACGCGATCCGGCGACAGATCCGTGACGCCGAACGGGATATCGAGTTTTCCAGCCGCCGGATCGAGGATGTGGGCAAGGACATCGGACGCCTGGTCCCGACCGCGGGAGACGCATTCGCGATGCAAGTCGGAAGCGCGGAGTTCGACGAGCGCAAGCTCGCCGGCCGCGCGCTGATGAAAGAGATCCTGACGCTGGTTCAGCTTCAGCAGGAGAAAGAGGTGATCATCGCCACGATCGGCGGCTTCGATCTCGCCTATCATGGCGAACGGTTCGGCAAGGATGGCTACCGCTACGAAACGCTGCTTCAACGTACCGGTGGCGACTACGAGATCGACCTGCCCGTCACCACGACGCCGATCGGTGCCATCTCCCGGCTCGAACATGCGCTCTCCGGCTTTGAACAGGAACGCGCAAACTATCGCAATCGGCTTGCAGACGCGAAGCGCCGTCTCACCTCCTACACGCCGCGTCTGGGGGAACGCTTCTCATTCGAAGCCGAGCTTGAACTCAAGCTGAGCCAACTGGACGAGATCGAAAGGGATCTGGCCGCAACGGCCAACGAACCAGAGGAGGATCGCCAGGAAGCCGCGTAA
- the ligD gene encoding non-homologous end-joining DNA ligase, which produces MTKPPRQKSQPLLRETDAPIRSRPRKPRDPAQPQLPFDPMPDRIEPCLALLKAKPPSGSDWIYEIKWDGYRVAVHIEPNSVRIITRRGHDWTDRFPAIAAAARTLGVGTAILDGEAVVLDAEGRSDFGALQRSLGGRGGKKASNDAILYAFDLLYFDGHDLTNMELFGRRHLLEDLIGESKGVVRVSQEVEADGAALLAAAREHGLEGIIAKHRDSTYRSGRLGDWLKIKCIQSESFVIVGYEPSSAARGGIGSLLLAAYQGNAFVYVGSVGTGFKEKEAVELRHMLDTLKTRRAPVAVDKKGVVFVQPTLIAEIEYRAWTDDGKLRHASYKGLREQQDNAAIYKLPE; this is translated from the coding sequence ATGACAAAGCCGCCGCGCCAGAAATCCCAGCCGCTTTTGCGGGAGACCGACGCTCCGATCCGCTCGCGACCGCGCAAACCCCGCGATCCGGCGCAACCGCAACTTCCTTTCGACCCGATGCCCGATCGCATCGAGCCGTGCCTGGCACTGTTGAAGGCAAAGCCGCCGTCGGGATCGGACTGGATCTATGAGATCAAATGGGACGGCTATCGCGTGGCTGTTCATATCGAACCGAACTCGGTGCGGATCATCACGCGCAGAGGGCATGACTGGACGGACAGGTTTCCGGCAATCGCAGCCGCGGCGCGCACGCTCGGCGTCGGGACCGCCATTCTCGATGGGGAAGCCGTCGTGCTCGACGCGGAGGGCCGCTCGGACTTCGGGGCGCTGCAGCGCTCGCTCGGCGGACGCGGGGGGAAGAAGGCATCAAACGATGCTATCCTCTACGCGTTCGACCTGCTGTATTTCGACGGGCATGACCTGACGAACATGGAGCTGTTCGGACGTCGTCACCTGCTGGAAGACCTGATCGGCGAAAGCAAGGGCGTAGTCCGCGTCTCGCAGGAGGTCGAGGCGGATGGCGCGGCACTTCTGGCTGCCGCGCGCGAACACGGTCTGGAAGGCATCATCGCCAAGCACCGCGACAGCACCTACCGCTCGGGCCGGCTCGGCGACTGGCTGAAGATCAAATGCATCCAGAGCGAGAGCTTTGTGATTGTCGGATACGAGCCATCCTCTGCAGCACGCGGCGGGATCGGCAGTCTGCTGCTGGCGGCCTACCAGGGCAACGCGTTCGTCTATGTCGGTTCGGTCGGAACTGGCTTCAAAGAGAAAGAGGCTGTCGAACTCCGCCACATGCTGGACACGCTGAAGACCAGGCGTGCGCCGGTTGCGGTCGATAAAAAGGGGGTCGTCTTCGTTCAACCGACCTTGATCGCCGAGATCGAATACCGTGCCTGGACGGACGACGGCAAGTTGCGGCATGCCTCATACAAGGGTCTGCGAGAACAGCAGGATAACGCAGCGATCTACAAGCTCCCGGAATAG
- a CDS encoding ParB/RepB/Spo0J family partition protein — protein MQLITADPRSLKDNPDRSRQSKSSLQSDALLCASIRAIGVVQPPIVKLDPEGGNSYIIVFGHRRAAQAIAADLVEIPLLLADPSDDLGAMQSFAENIAREPLNPVDQWRAIERLVALGWTEESIAMALALPSRQIRKLRLLANILPAMLDQMARGDMPNEQQLRTIAAAGQDEQAEVWKKYKPKKQDPQVPWWEVARALTTTRMLAKHASFGDDLAQAYGITWVEDLFAPADEDSRYTTDVEAFLGAQQEWLADNLPKRGSVIEANEYGQAKLPAKAQQVYGKPGKGDLTGWYINARDGSVQSVAYRMPEAKKPKLVKDLDGVETIVEEVETPKVRPDVTQKGLDMIGDLRTDALHEALARAPIEDDTLMALLILAFTGTNVSIASGASDNPYGHAKCGPHAARLIGEDGKLSFDRETLLQAARSVLVEVLSLRRNRSDSCLIARIAGDAIGADEFLPNMATDDFLSCLSRTALEATAETAGVPGRIKVKDTRAALVEHFAEDKLVHPAALLAPSTDDVRSWAGRFASVDSGSEDVRDDLDALEDQLSGGDLVDHSAVEEEAGEGFREAAE, from the coding sequence ATGCAGTTGATTACAGCCGATCCGCGCAGCCTGAAGGACAATCCTGACCGGTCCCGCCAGTCGAAATCCTCACTCCAGTCCGACGCGCTGCTCTGCGCATCGATCAGGGCCATCGGCGTCGTCCAACCACCGATCGTCAAACTCGATCCGGAAGGCGGCAACAGCTACATCATCGTCTTCGGCCATCGCCGTGCAGCACAAGCCATTGCCGCGGATCTCGTGGAAATCCCGCTGCTGCTGGCAGATCCCTCCGACGATCTCGGCGCCATGCAGTCTTTTGCCGAAAACATCGCCCGCGAACCGCTGAATCCGGTCGACCAATGGCGCGCCATCGAGCGGCTGGTAGCTCTCGGATGGACCGAGGAGTCGATCGCCATGGCGCTGGCACTTCCGAGCCGGCAGATCCGCAAGCTGCGGCTTCTGGCCAATATCCTGCCCGCGATGCTCGACCAGATGGCGCGCGGTGACATGCCGAACGAGCAGCAACTGCGCACAATCGCCGCCGCCGGACAGGATGAGCAGGCCGAGGTGTGGAAGAAGTACAAGCCGAAGAAGCAGGATCCGCAGGTGCCGTGGTGGGAGGTTGCTCGGGCACTGACCACGACCCGGATGCTCGCCAAACATGCAAGTTTCGGCGACGATCTGGCACAGGCTTACGGCATCACCTGGGTCGAGGACCTGTTTGCACCCGCTGACGAGGACAGCCGCTATACCACGGACGTCGAGGCGTTTCTCGGTGCTCAGCAGGAATGGCTCGCCGACAACCTGCCGAAGCGCGGCTCGGTTATCGAGGCCAATGAATATGGCCAGGCCAAGCTGCCTGCCAAAGCGCAACAGGTCTACGGCAAGCCCGGCAAGGGTGACCTGACCGGATGGTACATCAACGCGCGAGACGGCTCAGTTCAATCGGTTGCCTATCGCATGCCAGAGGCGAAGAAGCCAAAGCTGGTCAAGGATCTCGATGGTGTCGAAACCATCGTCGAGGAGGTTGAGACGCCGAAAGTGCGGCCCGATGTGACCCAGAAGGGTCTCGACATGATCGGCGACTTGCGGACGGACGCTCTGCACGAGGCGCTCGCCCGTGCGCCGATCGAGGACGATACGTTGATGGCTCTGCTCATTCTGGCCTTTACCGGCACGAATGTCAGCATCGCCAGCGGTGCATCGGACAATCCCTATGGTCATGCAAAATGCGGCCCACATGCTGCTAGGCTGATTGGCGAGGACGGCAAGCTGTCCTTCGATCGTGAGACACTGCTGCAGGCTGCGCGCTCGGTCCTGGTCGAAGTCCTGTCTCTTCGGCGCAATCGCTCAGATAGCTGCCTGATCGCCCGTATTGCCGGCGACGCCATCGGCGCTGACGAGTTCCTGCCCAATATGGCGACCGACGACTTCCTCTCATGCCTGTCCCGCACTGCGCTGGAGGCGACCGCGGAAACGGCGGGCGTGCCCGGTCGGATCAAGGTGAAGGATACCCGCGCGGCTCTGGTCGAGCATTTTGCCGAGGACAAGCTGGTGCATCCGGCAGCGCTGCTCGCGCCTTCCACGGACGACGTGCGGTCCTGGGCTGGACGTTTTGCCAGCGTCGATAGCGGATCGGAGGATGTCCGCGACGATCTCGATGCGCTCGAAGATCAGCTTTCGGGTGGTGACCTGGTTGACCATTCCGCCGTCGAGGAAGAGGCCGGCGAGGGTTTCCGCGAGGCCGCCGAATAG
- a CDS encoding DUF7007 domain-containing protein, with product MAEIHDDMAEDTAAEKAAHEAELRTLKRPTIPAGASTPWGRAQVSRQFADGIILHSTASHGGFHLAEKANSAVHALFRNDGEFYEEDCEWAKVTHAFPHLFTAYERRVADRTLRDYFPDAYERVMGVILNGSQSHVRDAQDFEKRHRHDWVVIAALNSDHQPGLVECLATLGGIRGEVGERRFMVPRSDYVIGRHGFVIDPAKHEPYDGPSSFVTWAARR from the coding sequence ATGGCAGAGATCCATGATGACATGGCTGAAGATACGGCCGCAGAAAAAGCGGCGCATGAGGCCGAGCTACGGACATTGAAGCGGCCGACGATACCAGCGGGAGCCTCGACACCATGGGGCAGGGCGCAGGTTTCGCGGCAATTCGCCGACGGGATCATTCTGCATTCTACCGCCAGTCACGGCGGTTTCCATCTGGCCGAGAAAGCCAATTCGGCCGTCCATGCTCTCTTCCGGAATGACGGCGAATTTTATGAGGAGGATTGTGAATGGGCGAAGGTCACCCATGCTTTCCCGCATCTATTCACCGCCTATGAACGTCGGGTGGCCGATCGGACGCTTCGAGACTATTTCCCTGATGCCTACGAGCGCGTCATGGGTGTCATACTGAACGGCAGTCAGTCTCACGTGCGGGACGCCCAAGATTTCGAAAAGCGACATCGCCACGACTGGGTGGTCATCGCAGCCCTGAATTCCGATCACCAGCCAGGTCTCGTCGAGTGTCTCGCGACTTTGGGTGGGATCCGAGGCGAGGTCGGCGAACGACGGTTTATGGTTCCACGCTCCGACTACGTGATCGGCCGACATGGCTTCGTCATCGATCCAGCCAAGCACGAGCCATATGATGGCCCGTCCAGCTTTGTGACCTGGGCGGCGCGGCGATGA
- a CDS encoding oxidoreductase codes for MSRKTFFITGANSGFGLAIATAAARMGHQVIGTVRSEIARSALAAAVPAIHPVLCDVTAFDRIPDVVRDTEEKHGPVDVLINNAGYGHEGVIEESPLEEMRRQFDVNVFGAVAVAKAFIPRFRERRQGFIVNVTSMGGMITMPGIGYYCGSKFALQGISEVMRSEMAPFGVHVTTLCPGSFRTDWAGRSMIRTERSIADYDSLFDPIREARQAVSGKQLGDPEKLAAAVLILVETDNPPPQLLLGSDALKHVSARIKRLQEEIDAWTSVTVSTDG; via the coding sequence ATGTCGAGAAAGACCTTTTTCATCACCGGCGCAAATTCCGGTTTCGGCCTGGCCATCGCTACAGCTGCTGCCCGGATGGGCCATCAGGTGATCGGCACCGTCCGATCCGAGATAGCACGCTCGGCGCTTGCCGCAGCCGTACCCGCCATTCACCCCGTCCTTTGCGACGTAACCGCGTTCGACCGGATACCGGATGTCGTCCGTGATACGGAAGAGAAGCACGGGCCGGTCGATGTGCTCATCAACAATGCCGGTTACGGCCACGAGGGCGTCATCGAAGAATCGCCTCTCGAAGAGATGCGCAGACAGTTCGACGTGAACGTCTTTGGCGCTGTAGCTGTCGCCAAGGCGTTTATTCCCAGGTTCCGCGAACGGCGCCAGGGTTTCATAGTCAATGTCACGTCGATGGGCGGCATGATCACCATGCCCGGTATCGGGTATTACTGTGGCAGCAAGTTTGCGCTGCAAGGCATATCGGAAGTGATGCGTTCAGAAATGGCGCCGTTCGGCGTGCATGTGACGACGTTATGCCCCGGCTCTTTCCGCACAGACTGGGCCGGACGTTCGATGATCCGCACGGAAAGGTCGATCGCGGATTACGATTCCCTTTTTGATCCGATACGCGAGGCCCGGCAGGCAGTCAGTGGCAAGCAGCTTGGGGATCCAGAGAAACTCGCTGCAGCCGTCTTGATCCTAGTTGAGACCGATAACCCGCCACCGCAGCTTCTCCTTGGCAGCGACGCTCTCAAGCATGTATCGGCAAGAATCAAGCGTCTTCAAGAAGAGATCGATGCGTGGACGTCCGTGACGGTATCGACGGACGGCTGA